The DNA sequence ATGTTTTGGAACATATAGAAGATGATCGTAAAGCAATGTCAGAATTATACAGGGTGATGAAACCTGGAGGATGGGGAATTTTTCAAGTGCCTATGAGATATGGATCTAACAAAACATACGAAGATTTCTCCATCACAGACAAAGAAGAAAGAAAAAAACATTTCGGACAATATGATCATGTGAGATGGTATGGGTTGGATTATTTTGAACGTTTAGAAAACGCAGGGTTTCAAGTAGAGCAAGTAAAGTATTATGAAACTTTACCCGAAAGTGAAATGAAAAAATACGCATTATCGAAAAATGAAATTTTACCGGTAGTAAAGAAAAGGTAAAAAATATATGAAACTTCTAAAAATCAATCAACATTACTGAAAATATGCAGCAACAGGAAAGAGTAGAGAAATTAAAATTAGAATCGTTAAACAGAAAATCCCTTGAAGATTATAAAGAAAGTGAGAAAATTCCCGTGATAGTATTGCTGGATCAAGTTCGTTCCATGCATAATGTAGGATCGGTTTTCAGAACCTCAGATGCTTTTGCTATAGAGAAAATTTATTTATGCGGAATTACGCCGTGCCCTCCTCATCGTGAAATCCAAAAAACAGCCTTGGGAGCTACGGAAAGCGTTGAATGGGAGCATCAGGAAAATATAAGTGAATTAATAATTAACTTAAAAAACGAAGGGTATATTATTGTAGGAGTTGAACAAGTGAAAGGAAGCATTTTATTACAAGATTATCCAATAAACAAGGAGCAAAAGTATGTCTTAATTTTCGGAAATGAAGTTGAAGGGATCAGTGATTCAATTCTCCATTTAATTGATATTTTTATTGAGATCCCTCAATCTGGAACAAAACACTCTTTAAATGTAAGCGTTTGTGCCGGAATAGTTCTTTGGGAGTGGTATCGTAATCTTTTAAGATAGTATAAAAAAAAAGTTCGGATCTAAAATTCCGAACTTTTTTATAGTATAAATTAATAATTTTATCTTACTACATTTCTAGAATATAAGCAAAGACTAACGGAGCTACAATAGTTGCATCACTCTCAATAATAAATTTAGGAGTATCAATATCTAACTTTCCCCAGGTTATTTTTTCATTGGGAACAGCCCCCGAATATGAGCCATAGCTGGTGGTTGAGTCCGATATCTGACAGAAATAGCTCCAAAACGGAACATCTTCCCACTCTAAATCTTGATACATCATAGGAACTACACAAATAGGAAAATCTCCGGATATTCCTCCGGCTATTTGGAAAAATCCTACACCTTTACCTTCCGAATTGTTTCGGTACCATTCGGTTAAATATATCATATATTCAATACCGCTTTTCATGGTTGAAGCTTTCAAATTTCCTTTAATCACATTAGCAGCAAAAATATTACCCATAGTACTGTCTTCCCAACCCGGAACTACAATAGGTAAATTTTTTTCAGCAGCGGCCAACATCCAACTGTCTTTAGGGTCTATTTCGTAATATTGTTCCAATACTCCCGAACGAAGCATTTGATACATATATTCATGAGGAAAATATCTTTCTCCTTTATCGTCTGCATCTTTCCATATTTTTTCAATATGTTGTTGGATACGTCGAAAAGCTTCTTCTTCCGGAATACACGTATCTGTAACACGATTTAAATGATTTTCAAGTAATTCCCATTCTTGTTGAGGAGTCAGGTCGCGATATTCAGGAATTCTCTTGTAGTGGGAATGAGCCACCAAATTCATGATGTCTTCCTCTAAATTAGCTCCCGTACAAGAAATAATGGATACCTTATCTTGGCGAATCATCTCAGCCAAAATTTTTCCTAATTCAGCGGTACTCATGGCACCTCCCATAGTAATCATCATCTTACCCCCATCTTTAAGATGAGCTACATAACCTTTAGCAGCATCTACTAAGGTTGCAGAATTGAAATGTAAAAAATATTTTTCAATAAATTCCGAAATAGGTTTATTCATTGTAAATTCTAATTTTTATTTTAAATTATTAAACATTTTTTTCTTTTTTTTCAGGAAAAGTTAATGAAAGCAATACTGAAATTATAAGTACTCCTGCCACAACTCCTAAAGAAACTATGGATGAAATATGTATAAAAGGAGCTACCAACATTTTAACTCCTATAAAACTTAAGATCACAGCCAATCCATATTTTAATTTACTGAACATATACATAAAATTAGCCAGTAAAAAGTAAAGAGATCGCAAACCTAAAATGGCAAATATATTAGAGGTATATAATATAAACGGATCATTAGGTGCAATAGCGAAGATAGCAGGTATGGAGTCCACGGCAAAAATTAAATCAGTAAATTCAATGATAACTAGAGCAGTAAATAAAGGGGTTGCCATTTTAATCCCATTTTTAACTGTAAAAAATTTACTTCCGTCTAATTCATCAGATACTTTAAAAAATCGTTTTACAAAACGAGCACCGAAACTCTCATTTAGATTTTTTTTGTCGGAGTTGTCATCATCTTTAGATGTCCAAGAATGGATACCGGCATATATAAGGAAGAATCCAAAAATAGTTAAAATTATATTAGGCCTGAAAAACAGCATTTGACTATAATCGGCATGTTCCGCACTTTGTTGGTCTAAAATAAAATGAAAATTTCCGATGGAAAAAGGAGGAAGATAGGTTTTATTAATCATTTCTACACCTAAGAAAATAAATACGGCGCGGAAAGCCAAGGCACCAATAATACCCCAAAATAAAATTTTATGTTGATATTCTTTTGGAATTTTAAAAAATCCAAAAACCATTATAAATACAAAAAGATTGTCAACGGATAGTGCTTTTTCTATCCAATAAGCAGATTGAAATTGAGAGAATTTTTCAAGGGCGAATTTTGATCCATCAGCCCCTTTAAAAACAAAATAAATAATCCCACTGAAAATCATGGCTAATGATATCCAAACCACCGACCATATCGCAGCTTCCTTATTAGAAACAGCATGAGATTTTTTATTGAGAATTCCTAAGTCAAGAAGTAGCATAATAATAATCGAAACCGCGAATATGGTAATTAATCCGGGATGATTAAGCATATTGTCCTGCATGTACAGCTATTTAAAATTATTAATCCCAAAGGTACTTATTTTTAAATACAAGGGCAAAAAGTAAAAATAATTTAAATCTTGTAGAAATTGTTAAAAATATAAAAGATAAAATATAAAATTGTATAATATTAATTTAGTATTTGTAATTTTACCGAAAAATGAGAATATCAGATATACATACAGTAGAATTAGACGGTATCGATAAAATCATTTTAAAAGCATTAATGGAGAATTCGAAAATACCGGTTTCAACAATAGCAAAACAGGTAGGAGTTTCATCCACAGCAATTCATCAACGAATTAAAAAACTGGAAGCAGCAAAAATCATAGAAGATCCGGTTACCCCTTTGAATTATAAATTATTAGGATATAAAACTACCGCTTATGTGGGTATTTTTCTTGAAAAATCGGCCCAGTACAAAGAAGCCATTAAAAGCATGATGCAAATTCCTGAAATTATCGAAGCACATTTTACAACAGGAAATTATGCTATTTTCATCAAAATATTATGTAAAGATAATGATCATCTCATGTCGGTTTTAAGAAATGAGATACAAAATATCAAGGGAATAGAAAGGACTGAAACCATTATTTCTTTAGAACAAAGTATTTCACGACAAATTATACCCTAAAAACACAATTAAAAATTATAAGATAAATGGATATAACAAAGTATTTAGATTCAACTTACCTTAAGCTACCTTCTCAAAGTGGATTAACCGAAGAACAAACTTGGGAAGAAGTTAAAAAACTTACTGAAGAAGCAATTGAAAATCATTTTTATTTAGTAATGATTCGTCCCGAATACATTAAAAAAGTGAAAGAAATGATTCAAAAAGTTAATTCTGAGGTAAAAGTAGGAACCGTCATTGGGTTTCATGAAGGTACCTATTCATTAACTGAAAAAATTGCAGAGGCACAGAAAGCTATTGAAGATGGAGTGGATGAGTTGGATTATGTAATCAACTATGAGGCTTTTAAAAAGGGATATATCGATTTAATTAAACAAGAATTTATTACCGGAACGTCATTAGGTTTAAAAGCATCTAAAGTGGTTAAATGGATTATTGAGATTGCGGCATTAACTGACGAACAAATCCAATCCATTTGCTCTTATTTTTCCACCTGGGCTCAAGAAAACTTTGAAAAGAATGATTTTGGTAACATTTTTGTGAAATCTTCCACCGGTTTTTACCAAGCAGAAGAGGGAAAACCCAATGGAGCGACGTTCCATGCAATGGAAATTATGCTTAAATATTCTCAACCCTTGCCGGTAAAAGCAGCTGGTGGAGTTAGAACTTATGATGAAGCAGTGAAAATGATTGAAATGGGAGTAAAAAGAATTGGAACTTCTTCGGCAAAAGCCTTATCTCAAAAAGGTAATACAAATGATTCATACTAATGAAAAAACTAATTAATATAGCGCTAAAAGCTGCTATAGAAGCTTCTCAAGAAGTCCATAAGATATATGAGGATGGCTTTTCAGTTTCCTTAAAAAAAGACCAATCACCCGTAACAACGGGTGATCTTAAGTCAAATGAAATTATTACCACTTATTTAAAACAAACATCAATTCCTATTTTAAGTGAAGAAACCGAGCACGAATCGGAAAAGGTAATGGGAAGTTGGGAAAAATATTGGTGTGTAGATCCAATTGACGGAACTAAAGAATATGTGAATAAAACCGGAGAATATTGTATTTCAATTGGCTTATTGACTCCCGAAACTTCTTTGCTCGGAGTTTTAGCTGCTCCCTCTATGGGATTGTTTTATTTTGCAGCGGAAGGATTAGGTAGCTATAAATGGAATGGAAAGTATGAAGATTTATATGCGTTACTGAATGAAGATGATCTTACGGACAAACTACTGAAACAATCCGTTACATTACCTTTAAAACCCGATTTAAAAAAATATACCGTTTTAACAAGTCGTTCCCACTATAGTCATGTGGATGAAGAATATATAAAAAACTTAAAATTACAACATTCAGAAATTGTTGTTTTACAGATGGGCAGCGCCATTAAAATTGGCCTGGTAGCTGAAGGAAAAGCAAACGAATATGCACGATTAAGTCCCATTAATTTTTGGGATATTGCCGGTGGACACGCCATTGCCAAATATGCCGGATTGAATATCATAGATTATGAAACCAAAGCACTAATTACTTATAAAAATCTTTCATCATTAAAAATATCGGGGTATATCGTTAAAAATAATTAATGTATTTTTACCTGTGACAAACATACTTTTATGAGAAAAATATTTTTGATAGGGTTAACCTTTATTTTCTTATGTTCTTCTTGTGAAAAAGAATATAAGGTAATTGACGGGACATCAAAGGAAACCTTTACTAAAAGTGTAAAATCTATATCGTCCAAATTGACTATCCTACAACAGGATAAAATTCAAGAAGCGGTTAAACTGATTTATAAGTTTAAAACAGAAGGATCTGATGAAAATAAGAGATGGGAACAACTCTATACTTTACTTAATGGTAAAAATGCCGAACAAATTTTTGATATAGCAGAGGATATAGCAAAGAAAAACAAGATTCCTTGGTCCAGCACATCCATGAACTCAGTAGATCCTTCTGTATTCGATAATGATTTAAAGCCATTAACAGAAGCTGAGCAAAAACTTAAACAAATAGAAAAAGCAACACGGATCAATATTCGTTATTCTCCTATTAGCAAAGATGAAACCATCAATGATGGATTTTATTTATACCCCGAATTAATTGATGATTCAGGATCAGAAATTTTTTATGCTGATTTACCATTGACTTTATCCATATCATTTATAAACAATGGTACCATAGTATATGTAATCCAAAGAGAAATTAATTCTTCGGCAGTGGGAGATCCCTCATTAAATAAAGGTATTAAAATTCCTTTTTTTATGTTTGATAACAAAAAATTGGCGACATCCTCCTTAGATGTTGAAATAAAGATTAATGCCGAAGATAAATATCTATACGGTAAACTGTCGGGTATTCCTATAGATTTATCCAAAACAAGAGATGCATCCACTCCTATAGAGGATGAAATAAATAAACAAGTTGCGTTGGACAATGTTAAAAAATTTATACAATTAATTGGTGATAAACAATATTCCGAGGCTTATAATTTAGCACAGAATCCTAAATGGACTTCTTTAGATCAATTTTCGTCTACTACCAATGGATTTGGAACTATTGCTGCTACTAACTTAATAAACGCACAATTAGAAGAAAAGAATGATGATAAACAAACTGTTAATGTACAATATCAGATCAAAGACATTAATGGAAAAATAAAAACTTTAACTCAAAATTTTATACTAAAAAAAGTTAAAGATAATTGGTTAATAATAAATACAGAAACTAAAGAAATAAAAGAAGATACTTGGAAATAAGATATTTTAAGTAAAATTAAAAATGAATTGAATGAAAGAATTAAGTTTAAGCCAAGAAATAGATTTACATATTGATAGAGTTCAAGATTTTCCAAAAGAAGGCATTCAATATAAAGATATTTCTCCCATATTTTTAAATGCAGATTTGTGTTCCAAAATTGTAAAAGCTTTTGCTGATTTAAGTAGAGGTAAAATTGATGCAGTTTGTGGTATTGAGAGTAGGGGGTATTTATTCGGAGTTCAAATTGCCAGGGAGCTTGGTTTGCCGTTTATATTGGTACGTAAAGCAGGGAAATTGCCTCCTCCGATAATCTCCCAAGAATATGATTTAGAATATGGTTCAGCAATTATTGAAGTTAAAAAAGGACACATTAAGCCGGGACAAAGAATTCTAATTCATGATGACGTTCTAGCAACAGGAGGAACAGCTTCTGCATGTGCTAAATTGGTACAAAATTGTGATGCAGTAGTCTCTCAATTCAGCTTTATATTGGGACTTTCCTTTTTAGGAGGTCTAGATGAGTTAAAAAAGTATACACAGGATATTCAATTACTGGTAGAATATTAAATTTAAAAAATCGCTTTATAAATAAACAACGCTCTGTTTATAATTAAACAGAGCGTTATTTATATATGAAATTTTAACTAAGTATCAATTTACATCCCAAACTAATTTTGTTTTCATATCATCAGGTCCTCCCAATCCTTTAACAGCTTCATAATAATTTTTTGAATTCTGTGTAGAAAGATGAGAAGGATAAGGAATACGAGTCGGTAGATCAGTCATATTATTGACTAAAGGCATAAAAGTATACGTAGTTCCTTCGGGAGTTTTATTATACGCCGGAAGAGTATGCGATTGATTAGGTAATAATAAAGTTTTAGGAAACCCTGTTCTTCTATATTCTGCCCATGCCTCATGAGGTTGCATATAAAGTGCAATATATTTCTGTGTTAGTACATTTTCTTCATTTGCCGGCGGCAAAGTGCTTAAAAAGGCTGTTTGTTCTGCAGCAGATACATTCCACTTATCAAACGAAGCTTTTACACCTCTTTCATAATGTGCTTGATCCCAATTATTTAATTCGGATAATATAAATTCAACTTCAGCGTATTCCATAAGTACTTCACCTCTGTTAATATGTAAAACGTCATAACTAGGGAAAGAAATAGTGCTGGAGGTGAACACTTCAGATGCCATTTCGCTTTTAACACCATAAGGCATCCCCTCATAATCATCTAAATTAGTGGATGATATATACGTATTATTTTTTACATCGTCGATACTTGCTTTTTTAGGAGAGGAGAATTTATAAAGTCTTGGATCAGCAGAAAAATTACCTGTTTTTCCTTTTAATAATTCAATAAAAGTATTGGTTACTGCAAAATCAGTTCTATTTTTAACAAAATAAGCCATCCACATTGGATTAGCATCTGATGTAGTATTTCCATACGCAAATACTGCGTTATCATCATTAGATGTAAATACACCCATTGAAATCGCATCATTAGCTTCGGCTAAGGCTTCAGGTAAAACGCTTTTTAAACGATTAGCTAATCTTAGACGTAATGAATTGGCAAATTTTTTCCATTTTACCGCATTACCTTCATACATGTGATCTCCTGTAGTGACTTTTTCAGAAGGATCAAGTTGGCTGGAAGCTTCTTTTAATTCTTTTAAAATGTCTTTATATATGGTTATTTGTGAAGCAAATTTTGGAGTTTTATATTTTTCAACCTGTAAAGCCTGAAAATCCGGATTAGATTGTCCCCCGTAAGACCAATAAGGAACATTTCCGTAAGTATCTGTAAGTTGCATAAATAAATAACTTAACATTATTCTTGCGACAGCTATTTGATTGTTTATAGCACCAAATTGCACATTGCTTATCGGATCGGCTTCTACTAATTCAATGGAGGTTTTAAGATTTTCTGCAGCGCGATAATAATCTTTCCATAAGTTTTGATTAGCTCCGTCTCTATACTGATATCGATCTTCTTCCGTATAATTTACCTGACACCAATACTGTATCCAAGGAAGAACCATTCTTCCGGACCCCCATTCATCTCGAGTGTTATCAATAAAATATCGGCTACCGTATCTAAAAGTAGTATAACCGGGAACTTTCTCCGGATTATTGGGATTGGTATTGATGTTTTCAAAATCATTGTCGCAAGATACAATGGTAGATAGAAAAATTAGAGAAGCTATATAAATGGTTATTTTTTTCATATTGAATATTTTAATTTAGAACTTAACTTGCACATTAACTCCAAATGATCTGGTAGTAGGCATAGATCCTCCTTCAATTCCTGAAGCATTTCCACTACCATAATTAGCGACCTCAGGATCCATAGATTTCCAATCTAATCCCCATACAAATAAATTTCTTGCAAAGGCAGAAAATGTTATGGAATTAATAAAATCTCCTAAATATTGAGAGGGAAGAGAATAAGCTATTGACAATTCGCGCAGTTTGATGTAATCCGCGTCGAATACATTTTGTGCACTAGGTCCACTAAAAAAATGCTTAGAATATTCTGTTGCCGAAACTCTAATATCATTAGGTTTTCCATTTTCTTTAACGCCGTCTACGATAATACCGTTTTCTCTAATTCCATTTGCAGCAGTTTCAGGTAATATTCCGGAGCTCATACCCCACATATGAGTAGTTGAAAAATATTTACCGCCTTTTTGCCAATCAATTTGAAATCCTAAATTCCAATTTTTGTAAGTGAAGGAATTTCTAAAGCTCATGTTAAAATCGGGAAGTATTGATCCTAAGGGTACGTTTTTATCGGTTTTCAGATATAACCCATTACTACCCACTACTTTTTTTCCATCTTTATAAACAAAGTCTGTCCCGTAAATTTGTCCGTATCTATACCCGGGTAGTGCAACGACAAAAGCATTAAATGGAGCTTTAGCTATGGTTAGTGAACTTAAATCCTCACTCAAAGATTTGATTTCATTATCAGATTTTGAAAAATTATAATTAAAATCCCATCTAAAATTCTCTTGTCTAATTGGAACTATATTCAATGAAACTTCTATTCCTTTATTAACTAATTTTCCGGCATTCATCATTGCATATTTGAAACCGGCAGAACCGTCTAAAGGTACTTTAGTTATTAAGTCTTTGGTGGTAGTTTGATATAATGAAATATCCCCATTTAATCTTCTTTGGAACATTTGAAACTCAACCCCTAATTCAAAAGATTCCAATTTTTCGGGTTTTAATTTATCTGTTTTAGCAACAGTTGTTAACCAAAACCAAGGATCTTTTAAATACAAGCTGCCATAATTCGGATCCTCATCCTCATCTATATTGTAAAATGTATTGATGAGTTGATAAGGATCAGTATCATTTCTAACTTCAGAATATCCCCCTCTAATTTTTAAAAATTCCAACCAATTGCTGGTAAGATATCTAGTAACTACAAAACTGGTTGCTACTGATGGATAGAAAAAAGAATTGTTTTTAGAAGGTAATGAAGAAGACCAGTCATTTCTACCGGTAGTTTCTAAGAATACAAAATTGTCATATCCTAAACTAAATGAATAAAACAAACTGTTTACTCTTTTCTTCTCTTTTTCATTCATAACTAAAGACGGCTCTAATGAATTATTTAGATTATACCAGTCTCTTATAATTAGCCCTCCTTTAGTTTTTCCATTCATTCTTCTA is a window from the Apibacter sp. B3706 genome containing:
- a CDS encoding RNA methyltransferase codes for the protein MQQQERVEKLKLESLNRKSLEDYKESEKIPVIVLLDQVRSMHNVGSVFRTSDAFAIEKIYLCGITPCPPHREIQKTALGATESVEWEHQENISELIINLKNEGYIIVGVEQVKGSILLQDYPINKEQKYVLIFGNEVEGISDSILHLIDIFIEIPQSGTKHSLNVSVCAGIVLWEWYRNLLR
- the deoC gene encoding deoxyribose-phosphate aldolase, with the translated sequence MDITKYLDSTYLKLPSQSGLTEEQTWEEVKKLTEEAIENHFYLVMIRPEYIKKVKEMIQKVNSEVKVGTVIGFHEGTYSLTEKIAEAQKAIEDGVDELDYVINYEAFKKGYIDLIKQEFITGTSLGLKASKVVKWIIEIAALTDEQIQSICSYFSTWAQENFEKNDFGNIFVKSSTGFYQAEEGKPNGATFHAMEIMLKYSQPLPVKAAGGVRTYDEAVKMIEMGVKRIGTSSAKALSQKGNTNDSY
- a CDS encoding TerC family protein, with the translated sequence MQDNMLNHPGLITIFAVSIIIMLLLDLGILNKKSHAVSNKEAAIWSVVWISLAMIFSGIIYFVFKGADGSKFALEKFSQFQSAYWIEKALSVDNLFVFIMVFGFFKIPKEYQHKILFWGIIGALAFRAVFIFLGVEMINKTYLPPFSIGNFHFILDQQSAEHADYSQMLFFRPNIILTIFGFFLIYAGIHSWTSKDDDNSDKKNLNESFGARFVKRFFKVSDELDGSKFFTVKNGIKMATPLFTALVIIEFTDLIFAVDSIPAIFAIAPNDPFILYTSNIFAILGLRSLYFLLANFMYMFSKLKYGLAVILSFIGVKMLVAPFIHISSIVSLGVVAGVLIISVLLSLTFPEKKEKNV
- a CDS encoding SusD/RagB family nutrient-binding outer membrane lipoprotein — translated: MKKITIYIASLIFLSTIVSCDNDFENINTNPNNPEKVPGYTTFRYGSRYFIDNTRDEWGSGRMVLPWIQYWCQVNYTEEDRYQYRDGANQNLWKDYYRAAENLKTSIELVEADPISNVQFGAINNQIAVARIMLSYLFMQLTDTYGNVPYWSYGGQSNPDFQALQVEKYKTPKFASQITIYKDILKELKEASSQLDPSEKVTTGDHMYEGNAVKWKKFANSLRLRLANRLKSVLPEALAEANDAISMGVFTSNDDNAVFAYGNTTSDANPMWMAYFVKNRTDFAVTNTFIELLKGKTGNFSADPRLYKFSSPKKASIDDVKNNTYISSTNLDDYEGMPYGVKSEMASEVFTSSTISFPSYDVLHINRGEVLMEYAEVEFILSELNNWDQAHYERGVKASFDKWNVSAAEQTAFLSTLPPANEENVLTQKYIALYMQPHEAWAEYRRTGFPKTLLLPNQSHTLPAYNKTPEGTTYTFMPLVNNMTDLPTRIPYPSHLSTQNSKNYYEAVKGLGGPDDMKTKLVWDVN
- a CDS encoding 3'(2'),5'-bisphosphate nucleotidase CysQ, producing MKKLINIALKAAIEASQEVHKIYEDGFSVSLKKDQSPVTTGDLKSNEIITTYLKQTSIPILSEETEHESEKVMGSWEKYWCVDPIDGTKEYVNKTGEYCISIGLLTPETSLLGVLAAPSMGLFYFAAEGLGSYKWNGKYEDLYALLNEDDLTDKLLKQSVTLPLKPDLKKYTVLTSRSHYSHVDEEYIKNLKLQHSEIVVLQMGSAIKIGLVAEGKANEYARLSPINFWDIAGGHAIAKYAGLNIIDYETKALITYKNLSSLKISGYIVKNN
- a CDS encoding adenine phosphoribosyltransferase, which translates into the protein MKELSLSQEIDLHIDRVQDFPKEGIQYKDISPIFLNADLCSKIVKAFADLSRGKIDAVCGIESRGYLFGVQIARELGLPFILVRKAGKLPPPIISQEYDLEYGSAIIEVKKGHIKPGQRILIHDDVLATGGTASACAKLVQNCDAVVSQFSFILGLSFLGGLDELKKYTQDIQLLVEY
- a CDS encoding deoxyhypusine synthase family protein: MNKPISEFIEKYFLHFNSATLVDAAKGYVAHLKDGGKMMITMGGAMSTAELGKILAEMIRQDKVSIISCTGANLEEDIMNLVAHSHYKRIPEYRDLTPQQEWELLENHLNRVTDTCIPEEEAFRRIQQHIEKIWKDADDKGERYFPHEYMYQMLRSGVLEQYYEIDPKDSWMLAAAEKNLPIVVPGWEDSTMGNIFAANVIKGNLKASTMKSGIEYMIYLTEWYRNNSEGKGVGFFQIAGGISGDFPICVVPMMYQDLEWEDVPFWSYFCQISDSTTSYGSYSGAVPNEKITWGKLDIDTPKFIIESDATIVAPLVFAYILEM
- a CDS encoding Lrp/AsnC ligand binding domain-containing protein, giving the protein MRISDIHTVELDGIDKIILKALMENSKIPVSTIAKQVGVSSTAIHQRIKKLEAAKIIEDPVTPLNYKLLGYKTTAYVGIFLEKSAQYKEAIKSMMQIPEIIEAHFTTGNYAIFIKILCKDNDHLMSVLRNEIQNIKGIERTETIISLEQSISRQIIP